From a single uncultured Flavobacterium sp. genomic region:
- a CDS encoding aldehyde dehydrogenase (NADP(+)): MITGKNYVGNTLKAAGEKTFKTFNPQLDKENPWVFTEATQEEIEEAVTLANQAFGTYKNCSGLEKAVFLNAIADEVLALGDNLLVQYCSESGFPMGRAEGERGRMVGQLRSFAQMLAEGSWVQAAIDTAITDRVPAPKEDLRKMLVPLGPVVVFGSSNFPFAFSTAGGDTASALAAGCPVIVKSHSMHVGTGEMVASAILKAAEKTNMPNGVFSNLVGGGTTLGASLVKHPLVKAVGFTGSIRAGRALFDLAAQRPEPIPVFAEMGSVNPVVFLPKALEINSQKWATAYAGSITLGAGQFCTNPGLLIGIKGAELNKFAEELAKAIEKIEPFCMLHPSMKNGFEEGAATMISQNGVSKIAEYKGEAAPNYGVQKILTVDGKTFLENKTLSHEVFGPVSILVQCDNEEQLLKIVSQLDGQLTGTIIGESDELKEYNKLVAAMQNRVGRLIFNGVPTGVEVCPAMIHGGPYPASSDSRFTAVGIHAVYRWVRPFSYQNWPNELLPAELQNENPLQILRTLNNIQTKSQV; the protein is encoded by the coding sequence ATGATTACAGGAAAAAATTACGTGGGAAATACACTTAAAGCTGCCGGAGAAAAAACATTCAAAACATTTAATCCGCAGTTAGATAAGGAAAATCCTTGGGTTTTTACAGAAGCAACTCAAGAAGAAATAGAAGAAGCTGTTACGTTGGCCAATCAGGCTTTTGGAACTTATAAGAATTGTTCCGGTCTTGAAAAAGCCGTTTTTTTAAATGCTATTGCAGACGAAGTTTTAGCTTTAGGAGATAATTTGTTAGTGCAGTATTGCAGTGAATCCGGTTTTCCGATGGGTCGGGCAGAGGGGGAACGAGGAAGAATGGTCGGACAATTACGCTCGTTTGCTCAAATGCTTGCCGAAGGGAGCTGGGTTCAGGCTGCAATTGACACTGCAATAACAGACAGGGTTCCTGCTCCAAAAGAAGATTTACGCAAAATGTTGGTACCATTAGGTCCTGTTGTAGTTTTTGGATCTAGTAATTTTCCATTTGCATTTTCAACAGCTGGTGGTGATACCGCATCTGCTTTAGCTGCAGGTTGTCCTGTAATTGTAAAAAGCCATTCGATGCATGTTGGTACAGGCGAAATGGTAGCCTCAGCAATTCTTAAAGCTGCAGAAAAAACAAATATGCCTAATGGAGTTTTCTCTAATCTTGTTGGAGGCGGAACGACTCTTGGTGCTAGTTTGGTAAAACATCCATTAGTAAAAGCGGTTGGTTTTACAGGAAGTATTCGTGCCGGAAGAGCTTTATTTGATCTTGCTGCACAACGACCAGAACCAATTCCGGTTTTTGCCGAAATGGGAAGTGTGAATCCGGTAGTGTTTTTGCCAAAAGCATTAGAAATAAACAGTCAAAAATGGGCAACGGCTTATGCAGGATCAATTACCCTTGGTGCGGGTCAGTTTTGTACCAATCCGGGATTGTTAATTGGGATTAAAGGAGCTGAGTTAAATAAATTTGCAGAAGAATTAGCAAAAGCCATTGAAAAAATTGAACCATTTTGTATGTTGCATCCATCAATGAAAAATGGCTTTGAAGAAGGTGCTGCAACAATGATTTCTCAAAATGGAGTTTCTAAAATTGCCGAATACAAAGGCGAAGCAGCTCCTAATTATGGAGTGCAGAAGATTTTGACGGTTGATGGAAAAACTTTTTTAGAGAATAAAACATTAAGTCATGAGGTTTTCGGACCTGTTTCAATACTTGTACAATGCGATAATGAAGAGCAGTTACTGAAAATTGTAAGTCAATTAGACGGTCAATTAACGGGAACAATTATCGGAGAGTCAGACGAATTGAAAGAATATAATAAACTGGTTGCGGCAATGCAAAACCGCGTAGGACGTTTGATTTTTAATGGCGTTCCTACAGGAGTTGAAGTTTGTCCGGCAATGATTCACGGAGGTCCTTATCCGGCTTCTTCTGATTCGAGATTTACTGCGGTTGGAATTCATGCTGTATACCGTTGGGTGCGACCATTTAGTTACCAGAATTGGCCTAATGAATTGTTACCGGCAGAATTGCAAAACGAAAATCCATTGCAAATTTTAAGAACGCTAAATAATATTCAAACAAAATCTCAGGTATAA
- a CDS encoding endonuclease/exonuclease/phosphatase family protein codes for MKNLSWFNKIMFFLNIVLTVLTFSIYILPFLAPKSFPLLSVLTLFMPAFFVLNGLFFIYWAIQFKKRLILSGLVLLTGITFISKFYKFSTKEYVADEKDFSVMSYNVRLFNVFKWLDRDDIPSNIKAFIDEKDPDILCIQEYSNSAHLDLKVYPHRYIFIDGNKIKTGQAIFSKFPIINEGNIIFPKSDNNVIYADIKRGKDVIRVYNMHLQSIKISPDVSDISDNIDNVNQEKSQLIYTRISKGFRQQQEQAEIFKENIKQCQNPIIICGDMNNSPFSYVYRSIKGKLKDAFEEAGEGFGATYKFKYYPARIDYIFADSKMKVKQFESFPDFENSDHYPIMTRLSIE; via the coding sequence ATGAAAAACCTTTCATGGTTTAATAAAATAATGTTCTTTTTGAATATAGTTCTGACTGTACTAACATTTAGCATCTATATTTTGCCCTTTTTAGCACCTAAAAGTTTTCCGCTTTTATCGGTGCTGACGCTGTTTATGCCAGCTTTTTTTGTTCTAAACGGATTGTTCTTTATTTACTGGGCAATTCAGTTTAAAAAGCGTCTTATTTTATCCGGTTTGGTGTTATTGACCGGAATTACGTTTATCAGTAAATTTTATAAATTCTCGACGAAAGAATATGTGGCTGATGAAAAGGATTTTTCTGTAATGAGTTATAATGTACGTCTTTTTAATGTTTTTAAATGGTTGGATCGTGACGATATTCCGTCAAATATTAAAGCCTTTATTGACGAAAAAGATCCGGATATTTTGTGTATCCAGGAATATTCAAATTCTGCACATTTAGATTTAAAAGTATATCCGCATCGCTATATTTTTATTGATGGAAATAAGATTAAAACCGGTCAGGCAATTTTCTCAAAATTCCCTATTATAAATGAAGGAAATATTATTTTTCCTAAGTCAGATAACAACGTGATTTATGCTGATATAAAGCGCGGAAAAGACGTTATCAGAGTTTATAATATGCACTTGCAGTCGATTAAGATTTCGCCTGACGTAAGTGATATTTCAGATAATATAGACAATGTAAATCAGGAAAAATCGCAATTGATTTATACCAGAATCAGTAAAGGATTTAGACAACAGCAAGAACAAGCTGAAATTTTTAAAGAGAATATCAAGCAATGTCAAAACCCGATTATTATTTGTGGAGATATGAATAATAGTCCATTTTCGTATGTTTATCGAAGTATAAAAGGAAAACTAAAAGATGCCTTTGAAGAGGCTGGGGAAGGTTTTGGAGCCACATATAAATTCAAATATTATCCGGCGCGAATTGATTATATTTTTGCAGATAGTAAAATGAAAGTAAAACAATTCGAAAGCTTTCCTGATTTTGAAAACTCAGATCATTACCCAATTATGACGAGACTATCTATAGAATAG
- the mutL gene encoding DNA mismatch repair endonuclease MutL, with protein sequence MSSIIQLLPDHVANQIAAGEVVQRPASVVKELLENAVDAKATDIKLIIKDAGKSLVQVIDNGMGMNVTDARLCFERHATSKIRQAEDLFSLHTKGFRGEALASIAAIAHMEMKTKQDQDELGTHIIIEGSKFVSQEVAVLPKGTSFAVKNLFFNIPARRNFLKSDTVEFRHVMDEFQRVALAHPNIHFTFYHNGSEMYNLPAAGYRQRIVGIMSGKTNEKLVPVNEDTEIINVQGFVCKPEFAKKNRGEQFFFVNDRFIKSGYLHHAVMAAYDGLLKDGSQPSYFLYLQVPPNTIDINIHPTKTEIKFDDEQALYAILRASIKHSLGQFNVAPVLDFDRDANLDTPYHYKDLEAETPTIQVDGTFNPFTDDKTNQHYSKSSSGSGSSSGSGYSSGSNSYSGGYSKRVEPTASWESLYVGLDTENAESSPFTFENEEVTSSLFNDNEVEQASQGTYQIHKKYIVSPIKSGMVIVDQQRAHQRILYEQFLLNMTVNQASSQQLLFPLNLFYSSGEMELIEELKPSLETTGFVFDEAQTDHIVISGIPVNITESEVSLVIEQLLSDLQDGIPANSYSQNDTIAKSMAKSLAVKTGSYLTEKEQDNLVNGLFACKDPNISPFQKPTFITMRVEDIDKKFAL encoded by the coding sequence ATGTCGAGTATTATTCAATTACTTCCTGATCATGTTGCTAATCAAATTGCCGCTGGAGAAGTGGTTCAAAGACCAGCTTCAGTAGTAAAAGAGCTATTAGAAAATGCTGTTGATGCTAAAGCAACTGATATTAAATTGATCATTAAAGACGCTGGAAAATCGTTGGTTCAGGTGATCGATAACGGAATGGGAATGAATGTTACTGATGCTCGTTTGTGTTTTGAGCGTCATGCAACTTCAAAAATACGTCAGGCAGAAGATTTGTTCTCGCTTCATACCAAAGGTTTCCGTGGAGAAGCTTTGGCTTCTATTGCCGCAATTGCGCACATGGAAATGAAAACCAAACAAGATCAGGATGAACTTGGTACACATATTATAATCGAAGGAAGTAAATTTGTATCGCAAGAAGTTGCTGTTTTACCAAAAGGAACATCATTTGCGGTTAAAAATTTATTTTTTAATATTCCGGCGCGTCGTAATTTTTTAAAATCAGATACAGTTGAATTTCGTCATGTAATGGATGAATTTCAGCGAGTAGCTTTGGCGCATCCAAATATTCATTTTACATTTTATCATAACGGAAGCGAAATGTATAATTTGCCTGCGGCAGGTTATCGTCAGCGAATTGTTGGTATAATGTCTGGTAAAACCAATGAAAAATTGGTTCCAGTTAACGAAGATACAGAGATTATAAACGTTCAGGGATTTGTTTGTAAACCTGAATTTGCCAAGAAAAACAGAGGCGAACAGTTCTTTTTTGTAAACGATCGTTTTATTAAAAGCGGTTATTTACATCACGCAGTAATGGCAGCTTATGACGGACTTTTGAAAGACGGTTCTCAGCCAAGTTATTTCTTATATCTGCAAGTTCCGCCAAATACGATCGATATTAATATTCATCCAACCAAAACAGAAATCAAGTTTGATGATGAACAGGCTTTATACGCTATTTTAAGAGCTTCTATAAAACATAGTTTAGGACAGTTTAATGTAGCGCCGGTTCTGGATTTTGATCGAGATGCAAATTTAGATACACCTTATCATTATAAAGATTTAGAAGCTGAAACTCCAACTATTCAGGTTGATGGAACTTTTAATCCGTTTACCGATGATAAAACAAATCAGCATTATTCGAAATCAAGTTCAGGCTCAGGATCGAGTTCAGGTTCAGGCTATAGCTCAGGATCAAATTCCTATTCCGGCGGATATTCTAAAAGAGTAGAACCTACGGCTAGTTGGGAAAGTTTGTATGTAGGTCTGGATACGGAAAATGCCGAAAGTTCACCTTTTACATTCGAAAATGAAGAAGTTACTTCGTCACTATTTAATGATAATGAAGTAGAACAAGCGAGTCAGGGAACGTATCAGATTCATAAAAAATATATTGTTTCGCCAATAAAATCAGGAATGGTTATTGTTGATCAGCAACGTGCACATCAGCGTATTTTGTACGAACAATTTTTGTTGAATATGACTGTTAATCAAGCATCAAGTCAGCAATTATTGTTTCCGTTGAATTTGTTTTATTCGTCAGGCGAAATGGAATTAATTGAGGAATTAAAACCTTCTTTAGAAACAACAGGTTTTGTTTTTGATGAAGCTCAAACAGATCATATTGTCATTTCGGGAATTCCGGTAAATATTACAGAAAGTGAAGTTTCTCTTGTAATAGAACAATTGTTGAGTGATTTGCAAGACGGAATTCCAGCCAATAGTTACAGTCAGAATGATACGATTGCAAAATCTATGGCTAAAAGTTTAGCGGTTAAAACGGGATCTTATTTAACCGAAAAAGAGCAGGATAATTTAGTAAACGGATTATTTGCCTGTAAAGATCCAAATATTTCACCTTTTCAAAAACCAACATTCATCACCATGCGTGTTGAAGATATAGATAAAAAGTTTGCCTTATGA
- a CDS encoding rhomboid family intramembrane serine protease — protein sequence MNILDDLKLQYKLGGIAMRVIYWNIACFLISLVFFYQYSGGGFDYPNWLALSSDPNVFLFKPWTFLTYAFFHSSFLHLLFNMMVLNFASNLFLTFFTQKQYLGLYILSAIFSGVVFALSFYFLNISAPIVGASAAIMAILVGATTYQPLMDVRLMFFGNVKLWHITAVILILDLMQLLLENTGGHISHLAGAIFGFIYIKLLQNGTDLSIIISKTLDFFTNLFKKSPSTPFTKVHKNYKKPTEKVTSRIVTKDKTQQQIDEILDKISQSGYDCLTKEEKEFLFKAGK from the coding sequence ATGAATATTCTGGACGATTTAAAACTACAATATAAATTAGGAGGAATTGCAATGCGTGTTATTTACTGGAACATTGCTTGTTTCTTGATTTCATTAGTGTTTTTCTACCAATATTCTGGTGGAGGCTTCGATTATCCTAATTGGCTTGCATTATCGTCAGATCCAAATGTGTTTTTATTTAAACCTTGGACATTTTTAACTTATGCATTTTTTCATTCATCATTTTTACATTTGTTATTTAATATGATGGTTTTAAACTTTGCCAGTAATTTATTTTTAACCTTTTTTACTCAAAAGCAATACCTGGGATTATACATTTTAAGTGCTATTTTCTCTGGAGTTGTCTTTGCATTGAGCTTTTATTTTTTAAATATTTCGGCTCCTATTGTTGGAGCTTCTGCCGCTATTATGGCAATTTTAGTTGGAGCAACAACGTATCAGCCTTTAATGGATGTGCGTTTAATGTTTTTTGGAAATGTTAAGCTTTGGCATATCACAGCTGTAATTTTGATTTTAGATTTAATGCAGCTTCTTTTAGAGAATACCGGCGGGCATATCTCACATTTAGCCGGAGCTATTTTTGGATTTATTTACATCAAGTTGCTTCAAAACGGAACAGATTTGAGCATTATTATTTCCAAAACGCTTGATTTCTTTACAAATCTATTTAAAAAATCCCCATCGACCCCATTCACAAAAGTTCATAAAAATTACAAAAAACCTACAGAAAAAGTGACGTCAAGAATTGTTACGAAAGACAAAACGCAACAACAAATTGACGAAATTTTAGACAAGATTAGCCAGTCCGGTTATGATTGTCTGACAAAAGAAGAAAAAGAGTTTTTATTTAAAGCTGGAAAATAA
- a CDS encoding dihydrodipicolinate synthase family protein, protein MSIQWKGVMPAVTTKFTADDKLDFRMFEVNLKAQLDAGVEGIILGGTLGEASTLLEEEKRELVKGTVRMVNNQVPVIMNIAEQTTRGAILAANIAEQDGAKGLMMLPPMRYKASDFETVTFFSEVAKNTSLPIMVYNNPVDYKIEVTLDMFEEILKFDNIQAVKESTRDISNVTRMINRFGDRLKILSGVDTLALESLLMGSHGWVSGLVDAFPRETVAIYKLAKAGRIDEALKIYRWFLPLLELDINSFLVQNIKLAEVATGIGTENVRAPRLPLRGAEREHVLGIIARSLESRPELPDYKNL, encoded by the coding sequence ATGAGTATTCAATGGAAAGGCGTTATGCCAGCGGTAACTACAAAATTTACTGCAGACGATAAATTAGACTTCAGAATGTTTGAAGTTAACTTAAAAGCACAACTAGACGCAGGTGTTGAAGGAATAATTCTTGGTGGAACTTTAGGGGAAGCCAGCACGCTTTTAGAAGAAGAGAAAAGAGAATTAGTAAAAGGTACCGTGAGAATGGTTAACAATCAAGTGCCTGTGATCATGAATATTGCGGAGCAAACTACGCGCGGAGCAATCTTGGCGGCTAATATTGCAGAACAAGATGGTGCAAAAGGATTGATGATGTTACCTCCAATGCGTTATAAAGCTTCTGATTTTGAAACTGTAACATTTTTCTCTGAAGTGGCTAAAAACACTTCACTTCCGATAATGGTTTATAATAATCCGGTAGATTATAAAATTGAAGTTACATTGGATATGTTCGAGGAAATCTTGAAATTTGATAATATCCAGGCTGTAAAAGAATCAACGAGAGATATTTCTAACGTAACAAGAATGATTAACCGTTTTGGAGATCGTTTAAAAATATTATCAGGAGTTGATACATTGGCTCTGGAAAGTTTATTAATGGGATCTCACGGATGGGTTTCTGGTTTAGTAGATGCTTTTCCAAGAGAAACAGTAGCAATTTACAAATTGGCAAAAGCAGGCCGAATTGACGAAGCGCTAAAAATATACAGATGGTTTTTACCTTTATTAGAATTAGATATTAATTCTTTTTTAGTTCAGAATATTAAGCTTGCAGAAGTAGCAACAGGAATTGGAACAGAAAATGTTCGTGCACCAAGATTGCCGCTTCGTGGAGCTGAGAGAGAACACGTTTTAGGAATTATTGCCAGATCATTAGAATCAAGACCAGAATTACCGGATTATAAAAATTTATAA
- a CDS encoding AraC family transcriptional regulator → MKVFPFKIPKSGEDPLIYQEDREIVFYDKLHQHEEIQISFIEKGEGAIFAGDTISHYNEGDILVIGSNLPHVFRSEVRENEPSIMLTLFFTTNSFGKDFFTLNTFKNIHPFLESSKNGFIIHNAPKKITKSFKKLKKADNYQRFILFLEILKWLSNNDKELLSNHLYDKKITDNEGKRMQTVFEHVMTNFSKNINLDEIASIANMTKNAFCRYFKVRTNKSFFQFLIEVRIEHASKLLANNSELSVLEIAELCGFNNISNFNRKFKELKQTSPLQYRKLNL, encoded by the coding sequence ATGAAAGTTTTTCCGTTTAAAATCCCAAAATCTGGAGAAGATCCCCTTATATATCAAGAAGATAGAGAAATTGTTTTCTATGATAAACTTCATCAACATGAAGAGATTCAGATTAGTTTTATCGAAAAAGGCGAAGGTGCAATTTTTGCCGGCGACACTATCTCGCATTACAATGAAGGCGATATATTGGTGATTGGCAGCAATTTACCTCATGTTTTTAGAAGTGAAGTACGCGAAAATGAGCCTTCGATTATGCTGACCTTATTTTTTACGACAAACTCATTTGGAAAAGATTTTTTCACCTTAAATACTTTCAAAAACATTCATCCTTTTTTAGAAAGCAGCAAAAACGGTTTTATAATTCATAACGCTCCAAAAAAAATCACCAAATCTTTTAAGAAGCTAAAAAAAGCCGACAATTATCAGCGTTTTATTTTGTTTTTGGAAATTCTGAAATGGCTTTCAAACAATGATAAAGAACTCCTCTCTAATCATTTATACGATAAAAAAATCACGGATAATGAAGGAAAGAGAATGCAGACTGTATTTGAGCATGTGATGACAAACTTTAGCAAAAACATAAATCTGGACGAAATTGCCTCGATTGCCAATATGACTAAAAATGCTTTTTGCCGGTATTTTAAAGTCCGAACGAACAAGTCTTTTTTCCAGTTTTTAATCGAAGTGAGAATTGAGCATGCTTCAAAGCTATTAGCAAACAACAGCGAACTTTCTGTTTTAGAAATTGCCGAATTATGTGGCTTTAACAACATCTCAAATTTCAACAGAAAATTTAAAGAGTTAAAACAAACATCTCCCTTACAATATAGAAAGCTAAACCTGTAA
- a CDS encoding rhomboid family intramembrane serine protease has translation MMKITPVVKQLLIINIIFFIGAQLVPVSYEYLALFFPENPGFKFWQPITHMFMHGGFAHIAFNMFALYSFGSTLEHFWGGKKFLFFYISCGLGSALINFAVNYYFYQDGLNVLLANGFQKTEILSLLNDGKIDTRWQQILSVSEFKHFTQAYLGTVVGASGAIYGLLVAFTFMFPNAELGIMFIPIPIKAKYFVPVYMLLYDGFFGILGNSFLGMADGVAHYAHIGGALFGFLIMWYWKKNQFNQNRWN, from the coding sequence ATGATGAAAATAACTCCCGTAGTAAAACAATTATTGATAATCAATATCATCTTTTTTATTGGTGCTCAATTAGTACCGGTTTCTTATGAGTATTTAGCGCTTTTTTTTCCTGAAAATCCCGGATTCAAATTTTGGCAGCCAATTACACATATGTTTATGCATGGCGGATTTGCTCATATTGCATTTAATATGTTTGCATTGTATTCCTTTGGGTCAACTTTGGAACATTTTTGGGGAGGAAAGAAATTCTTGTTTTTCTATATTTCATGTGGATTAGGTTCGGCGCTGATAAATTTTGCAGTTAATTATTATTTTTACCAGGATGGTCTGAATGTTTTATTAGCTAATGGTTTTCAGAAAACGGAAATTCTGAGCTTATTAAATGATGGTAAAATAGATACAAGATGGCAGCAAATATTGTCAGTTTCTGAATTTAAACATTTTACACAAGCTTATTTGGGTACTGTAGTTGGTGCATCTGGAGCAATATATGGATTGCTTGTTGCTTTTACTTTTATGTTTCCTAATGCTGAACTTGGAATTATGTTTATTCCTATCCCAATTAAAGCAAAATATTTTGTACCGGTTTATATGCTTCTATACGATGGTTTCTTCGGAATTTTAGGAAACTCATTTTTAGGCATGGCTGATGGAGTGGCTCATTATGCGCATATTGGTGGAGCGCTCTTTGGATTTTTAATAATGTGGTACTGGAAAAAAAATCAGTTTAACCAAAATCGTTGGAATTAA
- a CDS encoding tetratricopeptide repeat protein — MATYNKRGYKTPKEKEVKDVVTEEQQVIIDEKDSTTAGVFSKLDETASKTEDWVAKNQKIIIGLVAGIAVATIGYLAYQKFIEAPKQNEAASEMFVAQQNFEKATNGVASDSLYKLALNGSEGKFGFVKIADEYSGTDAGNLANYYAGIASLNIGKYDDAIKYLGNFKSKEAIVGALAIGAIGDAYSQKNQQKEALDYYVKAAESNKNDFTTPRFLLKAGKTALALGQKEDAIKYLTDIKENFDATPEAASVDVLIGLAQ, encoded by the coding sequence ATGGCTACTTATAATAAAAGAGGATATAAAACACCAAAAGAAAAAGAAGTTAAAGATGTTGTTACAGAAGAACAACAAGTAATCATTGACGAAAAGGATAGTACAACGGCTGGTGTGTTCTCAAAATTAGACGAAACCGCTTCAAAAACTGAGGATTGGGTTGCTAAAAACCAAAAAATCATTATTGGTTTAGTTGCTGGTATTGCGGTTGCTACTATTGGATATTTGGCTTACCAAAAATTTATTGAAGCTCCTAAACAAAATGAAGCTGCAAGCGAAATGTTTGTTGCTCAACAAAATTTTGAAAAAGCAACAAATGGTGTAGCAAGCGATTCATTATATAAATTGGCTTTGAATGGTTCTGAAGGAAAATTCGGATTCGTTAAAATTGCTGACGAATATTCAGGAACTGATGCAGGAAACTTGGCAAACTATTATGCTGGTATTGCATCTTTGAACATTGGTAAATACGATGACGCAATTAAATACTTAGGTAACTTTAAATCAAAAGAAGCTATCGTTGGTGCTTTGGCAATTGGTGCAATTGGAGATGCTTATTCTCAAAAGAACCAACAAAAAGAAGCTTTAGACTATTATGTAAAAGCTGCTGAATCTAATAAAAATGATTTCACAACACCTCGTTTCTTGTTAAAAGCAGGTAAAACAGCTTTGGCTTTAGGTCAAAAAGAAGATGCTATCAAGTATTTAACAGATATTAAAGAAAACTTCGATGCAACTCCAGAAGCAGCTTCTGTTGATGTATTGATTGGATTAGCACAATAA
- the ribH gene encoding 6,7-dimethyl-8-ribityllumazine synthase, producing MATENKNLSEYDKNTIPNAKDFRFGIVVSEWNETITEGLYNGAFDALIDCDVPQQQIIRWNVPGSFELIYGAKKMLQTQNVDAVIVIGCVIQGETKHFDFVCEGVTQGIKDLNVQTDIPVIFCVLTDNNMQQSIDRSGGIHGNKGTEAAIAAIKMAYIRQQASMSHPFHQPLLTSGALRIEDTPKKIEKE from the coding sequence ATGGCTACTGAAAATAAAAATTTATCAGAATACGATAAAAACACGATCCCAAATGCGAAAGACTTTCGATTTGGGATTGTTGTTTCTGAGTGGAACGAAACTATAACAGAAGGACTTTACAATGGCGCTTTTGATGCCTTAATTGATTGTGATGTACCGCAACAGCAAATTATTCGTTGGAATGTTCCGGGAAGTTTTGAGTTGATTTATGGGGCAAAGAAAATGTTACAGACGCAAAATGTAGATGCGGTTATTGTAATTGGATGTGTAATTCAAGGAGAAACCAAACATTTTGATTTTGTGTGCGAAGGTGTAACACAAGGAATTAAAGATTTGAATGTTCAGACTGATATTCCTGTTATTTTTTGTGTTTTAACAGACAATAACATGCAACAATCTATTGATAGAAGTGGAGGGATTCACGGAAACAAAGGAACTGAAGCGGCAATTGCAGCAATAAAAATGGCTTATATTCGTCAACAAGCTTCAATGTCACATCCGTTTCATCAACCATTATTGACTTCAGGTGCACTTCGAATAGAAGATACACCAAAAAAAATTGAGAAGGAATAA
- a CDS encoding 4-hydroxyproline epimerase, translating to MAKKTFFCVDAHTCGNPVRVVAGGGPNLVGANMSEKRQHFLKEFDWIRKGLMFEPRGHDMMSGSILYPPSNPDNDFGILFIETSGCLPMCGHGTIGTITIAIEEGLITPKVPGKIKMEAPAGLVNIEYQQTLGKVDWVRLTNVKSYLAAEGLTIDCPELGEITFDVAYGGNYYAIVDPQENFSGIQDFTASKIIQFSQEVRKRINEKYPDYFIHPQNDTIRDVSHMLWTGEPLDPSSSGRNAVFYGDKAIDRSPCGTGTSARIAQLHAKGKLKLGEDFIHESYIGSKFIGRVVEETSIGEIPAIVPSIQGWAKVYGYNTIMIDESDDPYAHGFQVI from the coding sequence ATGGCAAAGAAAACTTTTTTTTGTGTAGATGCACACACTTGCGGAAATCCTGTGAGAGTTGTGGCTGGCGGAGGTCCTAATTTAGTAGGCGCTAATATGAGCGAAAAACGTCAGCATTTTTTAAAAGAATTTGATTGGATTCGTAAAGGATTAATGTTTGAACCCCGTGGTCATGATATGATGAGCGGGAGTATTTTATATCCGCCAAGTAATCCCGATAATGATTTTGGAATTTTGTTTATCGAAACTTCCGGTTGTCTGCCAATGTGCGGTCACGGAACAATTGGTACTATTACTATTGCCATTGAAGAAGGTTTAATTACGCCAAAAGTTCCCGGAAAAATAAAAATGGAAGCCCCTGCAGGTTTGGTAAATATTGAATATCAACAAACGTTAGGAAAAGTAGATTGGGTACGCTTGACCAATGTAAAATCTTATCTGGCAGCAGAAGGTTTGACTATTGATTGTCCTGAATTGGGCGAGATTACTTTTGATGTTGCTTATGGCGGAAATTATTATGCGATTGTAGATCCGCAGGAAAATTTCTCAGGAATTCAGGATTTTACTGCCAGCAAAATTATTCAGTTTAGTCAGGAAGTTCGTAAACGAATCAACGAGAAATATCCGGATTATTTTATCCATCCACAAAACGATACCATCCGTGATGTAAGTCATATGTTATGGACTGGCGAACCGCTTGATCCAAGTTCATCAGGAAGAAATGCGGTTTTTTATGGGGACAAAGCCATAGACCGTTCGCCTTGTGGTACAGGAACTTCGGCAAGAATAGCTCAATTGCATGCCAAAGGGAAACTTAAATTAGGTGAAGATTTTATTCACGAAAGTTATATAGGCAGTAAATTTATTGGTAGAGTTGTAGAAGAAACTTCTATTGGAGAAATTCCTGCAATTGTACCAAGTATTCAGGGCTGGGCAAAAGTATACGGTTACAACACAATCATGATCGACGAGTCTGATGATCCGTATGCACATGGTTTTCAGGTGATTTAA